One Synechococcus sp. JA-2-3B'a(2-13) genomic window carries:
- a CDS encoding DUF6930 domain-containing protein gives MSGLPAATVRRLQKLPQVPSVWEGDRHKLSGSPPMGSQTEGECILWVDGAQGVVRAMEVVPADSGFEPMVRTLIVAMERPHAASPARPQKIIVRDREVQFFLRGILHELDIKVECQPELPLIDEILQSFEEANERIPPPLPEHYVELLAGKALTLWRDAPWDYLEDHQILAIDLDHWDIQTLYLSVMGRLGMEYGVLFYRSLPSLKQFRQDAGQPDTPEEMEEAFLRQDCLYLTFQARNPELNELPDLDLADLDPEEIEPNFGTIHPLEGLRVTLQEDEAAALSVALEALHRFFKQYHRKLEDDFRPYQGRYRIPNPQEKGTTISVQVRTLPDVAEELLQLEGEEEEPAQTLLRDDLVPEGAQIGLGVLPWTTVEMLRRTGQWHPLPQSKLVKNGEGLPVVIVRTSRSKAKQLIENLRGEGGPQGVCFNTGVDPFDGDRYDLEIVQTGNRDLHLFGEFPEDDPVHSMARKRWERRCRDTGGYCGLVVAMGVNSTRPELQVRHILALFEMQALNPTGLGLGPMVRISRQLHLP, from the coding sequence ATGTCCGGTCTCCCAGCCGCTACGGTTCGTCGATTGCAAAAGCTGCCCCAGGTGCCCTCCGTGTGGGAAGGGGATCGCCACAAGCTCTCAGGATCGCCACCCATGGGATCCCAGACAGAGGGGGAGTGCATTCTTTGGGTAGATGGCGCTCAGGGCGTGGTACGGGCCATGGAAGTAGTGCCCGCCGATTCTGGCTTTGAGCCGATGGTGCGAACCTTGATTGTGGCCATGGAGCGGCCCCATGCTGCCTCACCTGCTCGCCCCCAGAAGATCATCGTGCGGGATCGAGAGGTGCAATTTTTCTTGCGCGGCATCCTGCACGAGCTGGACATCAAGGTGGAATGCCAGCCGGAATTGCCTCTAATCGATGAGATCCTGCAGAGCTTTGAAGAGGCCAACGAACGGATCCCTCCCCCTCTGCCGGAACACTATGTTGAGTTGCTGGCCGGCAAAGCCCTTACCCTCTGGCGAGATGCTCCCTGGGATTACCTAGAGGATCACCAAATCTTGGCCATCGACCTAGATCACTGGGACATCCAAACCCTTTATCTCTCGGTGATGGGGCGGTTGGGCATGGAGTATGGGGTGCTTTTTTATCGCTCGCTGCCCTCTCTTAAACAGTTTCGCCAGGATGCGGGCCAGCCGGATACTCCCGAAGAGATGGAGGAAGCCTTCCTCAGACAAGATTGTCTCTATCTCACATTCCAAGCTCGCAATCCTGAACTTAACGAACTGCCGGATCTGGACTTGGCAGATTTGGATCCTGAGGAAATTGAGCCGAACTTCGGCACCATTCACCCCCTGGAAGGCTTGCGCGTGACTTTGCAGGAGGATGAGGCGGCGGCCTTATCGGTGGCCCTGGAAGCCTTGCATCGCTTCTTCAAGCAGTACCACCGCAAGCTGGAAGATGACTTTCGACCCTATCAAGGCCGGTACCGCATTCCCAATCCCCAAGAGAAGGGGACAACCATTTCGGTGCAGGTGCGCACCCTGCCGGACGTGGCCGAAGAGCTGCTGCAGCTGGAAGGGGAGGAGGAAGAACCTGCCCAAACCCTGCTGCGGGATGATTTGGTGCCCGAGGGCGCGCAGATAGGTCTGGGGGTCTTGCCGTGGACAACGGTGGAAATGCTGCGTCGCACGGGGCAATGGCATCCCCTCCCCCAAAGCAAGCTGGTGAAAAATGGAGAAGGGCTGCCGGTGGTGATTGTGCGCACCTCTCGATCAAAAGCAAAGCAGCTCATCGAGAATTTGCGTGGGGAAGGTGGGCCGCAAGGCGTTTGTTTCAACACAGGGGTGGATCCCTTCGATGGCGATCGCTACGACTTGGAAATTGTGCAAACGGGCAATCGCGATCTGCACCTGTTTGGAGAGTTTCCCGAAGATGATCCCGTTCACTCCATGGCTCGCAAGCGCTGGGAGCGGCGTTGCCGGGATACGGGTGGCTATTGCGGCTTGGTGGTGGCGATGGGGGTGAATTCTACGCGTCCAGAGCTGCAAGTGCGCCACATTCTGGCCTTGTTTGAGATGCAGGCTTTGAACCCAACGGGACTGGGACTGGGGCCGATGGTGCGGATTAGCCGACAATTGCACTTGCCTTGA